From the Manihot esculenta cultivar AM560-2 chromosome 14, M.esculenta_v8, whole genome shotgun sequence genome, the window TATGCTGTTATTGCAAGATTTTATGCTTGGAGAGAGATCAAACTCATATTTGATAGAAAGAGAAATTCTTAGATGGATCAGTCAGCATGGACTCAAAACACATGAAAGTGGTTTCATTTGATTTTTTCATAGAGAATTCACTTATTTGTTTGTCTTCATCTATAATGGACTGATTTCAGGCAAATGttttcattgataaaaaaattatgatggcAATGTCATATAatctttaataatatatttattttattctcgGTCTTATGTACTTCTTTTAGGATACTCTTAAGCAGTTAAGCTTTTAGAGACTAATCCCTCTATGCATCAAGGGTTTAAATGTTAATCCCCATggttttctattaaaaattaaagcaaattTTCAAATGCAACCTCAAAGATTATCAATGGAGTGCAAAAGTCAAGTGGTGGGATTACATCTCTCAAACGATTCTTATTTTGGTTGGCCAAACGATCCCTTCTATTCTCTCGAGGCATTTGGAAGATTCGATTTTAAATGAATCTGAGAGTGTCAAAGTGTTAAACGATTTAGTAGTTCCCCATCCCTCGTAAGTCATTTCTCGGCAACAAATGAACCCATTTCCTCAGCTTTACAGGAGAAGAAGAGTAAGGGTAGCAACTTCCTATCGAGGTCTTAAGTTCTTTACGGTGCAGAACTGACAAATTTCTTTCATGATATTtggtttaatatttaattcattaatctttttcatatttgatataacgaaatgaaaaaatttttaaaaaaaattgagagattaatGATATAATGGCATTTTGAATGTTGCACTGTAGAAGGAGGTAGCGTGATGAATATGCTGACACTTACTACCTAAATATTTCCAGGCTAACTGCTGCCTCTCATCTCAGAGCTGTTTGAGAAGCTATGACTTTCTTTCAGAAACCACAACCCAATTGAACTTTGACCATTGAGAGAATCACCATGGAAGTTATACTTCTGGTCTTTCTTTTGAAATCTGATAATGAAGCCATCTTCGTATACCATGAAACACAAAACTGACTGAACAAATGGGCAGATGCTGCTCATGACAATGTTTTATTTTGGAATTAGCTAAGGAACATTGCCTATATGCTGCTGAGCCTGCAAGGTTGAATGCTCGGCTTCTTCTTCGGGTGTACTGAAAGACAAACTTGGGGGATCCTAAAGGCGAACAATGTAATACAGAATTGAGGAAAACACAATCATTGACTGGTGCATCATGTTCTATATTTCTTAAACTATAGAAAAGATTTAGAATCTCAAACTTTGGCAAGAATTTACCTGTTGATGGAGGCGACGCTGGAGAGCAGTTACTGCTCTCATGATAACATATACTGGAAGAAGAATCCCAGCAATTCGTAGAAATAACAACTGTCAGACAAGGCAAAGAGGGataaataaatacatttatACTTATGAATTTCATCAATATCCTCTGGGAATATGTTCCCTCACCATAAGCAATGGGAAGGAAACTTCATTGGTCCTAAGGATGACTGGAAGAGTATGCCGTAGAATCAAAAGAACCATAAACTGCAGAATTCACAATCAACAATGAGAATGTTGCGAGCGCTTCTGAACCATACATTATTCACCAAAACTACAACTAACTTCATTTGTATGAATCAAGGTCTATCCCAAGTTAAAGTTTTAAGCACAGAAAGACATGAAGGAAGAGAGAGTGAGAGATTTACAGCTATAGCAACTGAGCGACAGCAGTTTGAGTTTCTTGTTGAAGCCGAATATTCTTCATACTCGGGATTAAGGAAATTTCGGTCAGTTGAAACCATTGCTATAAACTGGGGACCATGCAAATCTCTTCCAGAAGTCTGCCAATTTCCCCTGAAAAAAACAGCAAGCACATTGTTGAAGTTCCattgaattgaaaaataatgAGGCACAGATAAGTGGCAGGTGAACAAATTACCTGAGGTTCATTGGAATACGTCCAATTTGAAACAGAGGTGGTGGAGCTGTGTAACCAGGTGTGAAgtgctgaaaaaaaaaattaccatcAAGAAGCAGCTATAGTTCAGTTCGAAATTGATAAACACTAAGGAAATGTACAAAGATCcccaaagaaaaataatatataattaaatagaaatCAGAAAACTAAAGTCCACCTGATGGCATATCTCACATATGGTGTTACCCTTCTCATTACACCATCTCTGAACACATCTGCGATGAGCATACTGCATGTGCGAAGAATCAGTATCATTCATAGCAACAGGACAAAAATCAATTTAACTTATAGTAGTTTAATCTTTAGCAAGAGAATGAACACTGAAATGAAACAAATTAATGTAAATTACTGCATAGAGACTGTAGAAGCAACATGGTTAAATCAACACCTTCGACTTTGAGTCGGAATGTGCACAACTTAGCTATCGAAAATTTACAGAATCGCAGGATGTCCATGCTGTTAGCCTGGAATGCGCATGAAATATGTGATTATCCAGTGGTCTTTGTTGCAGTATCAGTGTATCATTTATGACAGCAACAAGAACTCTATGTGCTTAACATGACAAGCAGAAGTCCACTTCCCATGTTGAAAAGTTGACAATGATGTCAAGAAATTATCAAAACCTTTTATGTTTGGAAGACAATGATCAATGCAAGTTTCTGGAATTATTTCACGGTATAATAGAGGAAGCAAAATCCTTCTGCTTAAGCTCATCAAGCTTTATGCAAGAAACTAGTTATATCAAGGGGAATGATTATGTTTTGGCCGTTGGGAGGAAGAAAGGAAACCTCCAAAAGATAATGATAAGTGATAATCCTTCTCTTTATTAGTAAAACagccaaaattttaatttggcaGCTAACTTGACAATAAAATCAGTTAAATAGAAAGAGATATGGATCAAGAGTTTcccatataactcatccaaaagtATTGGATACATTATGAAAATTTTGCTTCTATGG encodes:
- the LOC110631136 gene encoding uncharacterized protein LOC110631136 is translated as MGDHFVLLVDRLLTESTLEAAIESRNRLMQATASTANETKIVISSQKVDSRDDSSPKKIVECRICQDEDEDCNMETPCSCCGSLKYAHRRCVQRWCNEKGNTICEICHQHFTPGYTAPPPLFQIGRIPMNLRGNWQTSGRDLHGPQFIAMVSTDRNFLNPEYEEYSASTRNSNCCRSVAIAFMVLLILRHTLPVILRTNEVSFPLLMLLFLRIAGILLPVYVIMRAVTALQRRLHQQDPPSLSFSTPEEEAEHSTLQAQQHIGNVP